The Nitrospinota bacterium nucleotide sequence TTTTGCTATGACGACTGTCACAGTCCTTTGCTTATCGTCAATCTTGTAAATTACTCTGTATCGACGCCCTATCCAAATTCGCCAGTAGTCGTCCTCGAGCTTCTTGCAACCTGGTGGGCGGGGGTTGTTCGCCAGCCTTTCGATGGCATCGAGAACCCGCTCCCCTATATTTTTTGGAAACCTTGCAATACTCTTTTCTGCGCTTCTCTTTACGATGACCGTGTATCGTTTCCTTTTCATCTTGTCTTTCATCTCCCGTTGCCTCTTACTTGTAATATAAGGGTTATCATGGTATTTATCAAGTTCATATTATGATAATCATAGTATTATTTATTATGCTTTGCAAAAAAATCCCCCATCATCTGTCTCCATACCATGAGGCGATTTCTAAGAAGCCTTGGGTGTCTACCGAAGGTAGCTTGCTGTCTCGTTCTCTTGTTCGGTGCTGTCCGCCTCAGGCGGACCTGAGGCGGAATGTACCTGCATGGTAATTCATACGCGTTAAATCAATTAGGAGAAATACCGAATATTCAAGTAGAGGTGAAAGTGTTCTTGGGAAGGGACTTTCGAAGCCTTATCGGCTTCATAACCCTTACCGCCATCGACCTCATAGCTCTGCTAATCGAACAAATGGAATCAAACAGTTCCTAAAGCGGCAACGTAGAGGTTCAGCAGCTTGACCGTAGCACAATCACCCCGTCACACCGTATGTATATTTGCCAGAGGGTTTAATTTAGCCCGCTCCACGCTCAATGTGATGCCCGAAGCCCCGCTGGGGCGGTTGCAAAGAGGACCGTCCGGGCTGTATGATGGGCCCTGGATAGCTAGCCGTGAGATGACCCATGCCCCGACCATACATGACGGCCCGCCGCGCACTCCCACCTGTTCTTGCCCTCGTACTTGCGATGGGAGGGGGCTGCGGAGCCCCGTATTTATTGCACCTCGCCCAAGGCCAGGCCAACATCCTCTTGACCAGCAAACCCATAGAAGAGGTTATCGCCGACCCCGGCGCCGGGCCTGACATTAAGGCAAAGCTCGAGCTGGTGCGGACGGTCAAGCGTTACGGGGAGGATGTGGTAGGGCTCAAGGCCGATGGGAGCT carries:
- a CDS encoding type II toxin-antitoxin system RelE/ParE family toxin; the encoded protein is MKRKRYTVIVKRSAEKSIARFPKNIGERVLDAIERLANNPRPPGCKKLEDDYWRIWIGRRYRVIYKIDDKQRTVTVVIAKTREGAY